In Acipenser ruthenus chromosome 25, fAciRut3.2 maternal haplotype, whole genome shotgun sequence, the sequence ACTGATGTTTAAACAATGAAGGAATGTCTAGTTTTCTCCGATTCGGTTTTCAGATTGTTtggttacatattaaaaacatgcccCAGACACGCACAGAGTACACGTTCTATTTTCAtacttttagaaaataaataggAATTACATCTCATCACTGCAGCTTACAGGTCTGGAACGATAACTTCAGACCTCATACAGGGAtggataaacaaaaacaaaactctcTTCTTGTCTTTATATGGCaacatatggaagacgcaaatgcaagATAGACTCATAGGAGGATGCCATTCCCCCAATACAgcaattatctttttttctttttaattcaatgaaaaatatttgtatccaaaactacttttttcatctatatttaaaaaaaatataactcCAAACTGCAGACCAATAAACAAATCTAAAATAGTAACATGTAGCCTGTATGTACCATTTTTCaggataaaaaaaacacttccaaaCTATTCCATTAGCTATCTGAGGGaagtctttctgtaaagttaatTATGGGGCAGAATGCCACAAAATAACAGAAAGCAAGGCAGCTGTGATAAAGACAAGTGCTTTTTGTCATTTCACGCTGCTTGTTGATATTAAACAACTGTGCCTGGTTATCagtcatttaaatgtattcctgGGGCTCGGCTGAAACTAAAGGGCGTTTCACTAAAGAACAATGAAGACGAGAGAGCCGGGTGGTGGTTTTTTAATCCCTGCAAACTGCAGCATGGCTTTTCAAACCTGTGATCGGACACAGGAGAATGGGGAAATGCTGCCTTTATTATGAGCTCGTCCACAGCTGTGCGCAGGTGTTCTGTTCACCATGCCTGGTTCAGAACTACAGCCAGGACAAAGAATCAGAACTCCAATTTACCTGAAGTTCCATTTCACTGCTCCCCTGATCACTGTGCAGTTGAACTTTTCATTTCCAATAGAAAGGCACTACATCATAGACAGGGGTTCTGAATACAGGGATTTTCTTCCTTACTGTTTTCTGGTTCAAAAATAAAGCCCCGAAAATGTATTTACTCAAGTCATGTTACTCTTAAAACAAATATGAAAGGCTTTGCATTTGAAAACATTTAATAGGCATTATAATTACCAGCATATTTTAAACTTGGCTTATTACCTCTTTAAAAATgctgttcatttttttgtaaaaaaaaatatatgaacaagtTCCCTCTATGGCACCTTTCTGCCCATGGCACCTCATACCACTGCAGCAGCCCTTGTGGCACCATTACAACTGCAATGCAGCTGCCATCAGCTGCAGGATTAGGCTGATGTCTTACTGTCCAAGTCTGCACTGCACTTCAAAGCGGGGAAGAGCTACCTTGGCGACTGTAAGCAGTTCTGGGTTTTGTAATTGATGAGGGCTGAGGGACAAGGGTGCTTGTTAAATACAAGTTCGAACAAGCTTTGATACAGCCCCTCTGACAGCAGTGTGCATATAACCCCAGAGATTCAGGTGTGTCTGTTCAGTCAATCAAAACACACGCCTGCATTTAAAATCAACCAAACAGGTTTCTGCCTGGCTCTTTACAGAGGGAATTACACAAAAGAAATGTCCATTTGTACACTTAACAGATCAAAGTCTCATGTCGGCTGCAGGCGGATAAACCAGTGAACTCCACATCTCGCCCATCTAGATTCACAATCTCTCAAAGGGGAAAGCAACTACCATGCTACTAAAAAGGTCTTGTACCGAAAGAAACTTCTAAAAACAGTGCACTGTGAGATCAACCCAGAAGGGTGTTTTTgtcaaccactttgccactggATCAAAGACTCTGTATGTTATATTCCTTAATGAACACAAGAGAAAGAAGACGACAAACTTACCCAACTTGCACATTGTAGATGCTTCCGAGCTCAGCTCATTTTAAAGAGTTTATTCTGcttgtttgttatttgtaacCCCCTTGTCcttactcctctctctctttctcatttAGACTCCTCCCTGAAGCAGACACTCCAGGTGAATCATTCTGAGAGACAGAAAGAAGACCACACCCCTTACTCTCTTAAAGagacaggactttttttttttttttaaatttattttatacaaGTGGCTTTCCATTTTCAGCTATACAGTTGTGTTTTCCATTTATTTCAGTGGTTCTCCTCCCTGGTCCTCGGGgacccatgtgtcttctggttcaatagcatataatacatatatatatcagaaggaaattacgtcacaataaaaaaaaatagctatctcgcttaattattcttatttaattaCATATTATAAACATACAGGATTTTCACCAAAGTGGTTAGAAAGTTGGCTCGTGGTTTGAATCATACAGGTGCAGTGATACTCTAAACATTATCTACGCGCTGCAGTTAAAACAACGCAATACGACCCAAATAAATGCGTTTGTGCAAAGATTACTGGTTATATTTGaaactcaaaacaaacaaataaaaacacaaaaagcaaTTGTCAGAATAACCATAAAATAAGTCAATATCAATCGCTGTAAAGCACACGGGGGATAGCCAGACATTTGAACTGTGGTTTAACTGTAACGGGAGTCCATTAAGGTGCTAATTACATATATACTACAGAGTTCATTCTATGGCAGTGGTCACAGGTGATCTGTGTTAATGGACAGCTCTATAAAAGTGTGGTCTGGCAAAGCTAGGTTATCTTTTCGGTTCTTGCCGTGTGTATTGGAGTTGTTTACCTGGCGGGGGGTCCGATAGCGTCTCCATCATGCCATCTGCGATGGAGCTTTTTTCTTACGTTTTTGTTGTAGGTATTTTGCATTTTCAGAGATCTGAGGGATACGAGGCTGGTACAGACCTGTACCACGAGGAAAACCGGGATAATGCCTTCCCAGCATTCAAACAATTGGAAATTGGGGTGAGCGAGGGTACCTCCGTTAAACCTTCAATACAACCTAAATCTTACCCTGCAAAGTTTGTTCCACCTCGCGGCATCCCAGTGCCTGTCACTCCCTTCCCTTTCAAGCTGCTTAGTCCTCGGGTGGTCCCCGTCAATGCGCCCGTGCCGCCTGCGCTCCAAAGGGTCATGAATCCTCTGCCTATCATTCCCATGCCCCGGCCGCTACCTACTAGCCTTGCTGCAGCGGTCCGTGTGTCGTGCACACCAAACAAAATGCATGTGTGGGTTAGGACAGACATGTACGGGTTCAGGTGTAAATCAGGTACGTTAACTTTGGGGACCCGCTGCAGAAGCAATGGCGTCTCTGGTGTGTATCTCCTCTTTACCTACGACCTCAAAGAGTGTGGAAGCAAGGAGTTTGTGAGTATCCCATGCTCTGAAGCGTTTTGACGTTAACATTTCTgtcttaaaaataaatgcataaagtAAATGCTACAAGCAATAGATGGGTCTTCAGAGTGTGACATTATACTTTTAAATATGTAGCTATTCCTCCAGTCACTGCGTGCATATTTGTATGGCGTTACGTTTCGTGTGTGTGTTCTGGCAGAGCAGTTTCCATCTTCTAAAATAGTCGTCACGGAAGGGATTTTGGCTGGCATAATTTGCAGTGATAAGACGTGTCACTGAATGTTAGTTTATTCAATTAGGCGCtattgagggttttttttaaatgttggtcAAACGCTAACTCGTGATATATTGGCTTTTCAATGTTCCAAATATCAATCTAACTTTTTTAACCCCACCTTTTTAAGATGGAAGATGGACAGCTGGTCTACAAGAACGTTCTACATTATGTCCCATCTGCTCAAAACGGTACAATTCGAAGATCCATGCCATTCACTGTACCCATTGAGTGTCATTACTATAGGTAAGGTCGTTCTTGTGACTCTACATAGTTGGTGTAACTATGCAGCATTGATCAAGCTGactaatgcatttaaatgagccGCATCAATAGGCTGCTCAAATCAAGTACAATGAAAACTGTTCTTCCTCAATTTCTGTATTAAAATAGCCCTGGTTACAAGCTGCTCTTAAAGAAGCTAATGTCCAAAAGTCGTGCTGCATTGAAAACGTGTCGCCTTGATGCTTCATGTTGTAGGTATCACCACGTCTACAGGCATGGCATTCGTCCACTTTGGAGGAATCAAGCTCACTTCAAGAATCTCAAGACCTCATATGGCTTTGCCTTAAGAACAGTGAATGGTAAGCAGAACTGAGCGAAATCTGGGTTACAAATAAGTAAAAGCAATTGGTCTTAAGTATAGTACATGCTTAGGTGTTAACTTTAAATGTGCCACATTGAGGAATACATGATTTGAATAGGAAGATGACATACTTTGCAGAAGTTATGTAGCAGGAGGTGCTACACTGCAGTGGTTTGATTGACTCCATGTAAAGTAGTGTCATGTGTTTTCATGCTACTCCTAAACTGCATGCTTCTCTGCTGTCCTCACCCCTTCcttctactcctaggtgactgGGTTCCTGATCCCATGATGAATACATTCTACCTTGGACAGCCCATACACTTCCAAGCTACTACAAATCTTACTGTTCCTGGGACGAAGCTTTTCATCCACCGCTGTTATGCAACGGCTTCGCCAGCTttaaattcaacccccagatacACAGTGATTGAGAATTATGGGTAAGACTTGGTTATACCAAAACCTGGCTGCTGCTCTCCTGGCTTTCTGTGAAGATCAGCTGTTCTGAAACCACTGCTTCATGGGGATGCTCCAACCCTGCTACTCTGAACTACTGTTTCAGACGGAGGCAAATGTACAACTTCAAAAAAAAATGTGGAGTAAAATGACTGTTGCAGGGTAATGACTTGGGAGTGATTTTTATTGACTCTGGCATTGCCTCAACACAGCAATTCCATCATCCTTTTTAAATATACCAGGGCTTacaaattgagttttttttttttttttggggaagTCCtgttctgtacttttttttttttttttttttttttttttttttaaatctgcaccCCCTTTCTAGATTAGATTAACGATCAAACATCACATGCTCTTATTTAATTGCACTTGCCCCCCCTTTCCAGGTGCATGGTGGACAGCAGGCATGAAACCTGTAGCTCCCATTTTGTGACTCCCAGAACCGACAATACAATCAATTTCATTGTAGATGCCTTCCAGTTCAACgcactgtcccctctggtaggCTTCCCTTTTTATATCTGCTAATCTATACTGGGTTTTGGCACACCTCTGGCACCTGGTCATGTTTATTTCATGGCTGCCTGGATCCCTTCCAATGCAATCAATTAAGGTTTCTTCCATAATTCAGACACCAATGCCATGTTCATACAACCTAGAACTATATTAACAGCATGTGTTGGCAATGTGACTTTGCATGAAGTGAATGGCAACCCAAGGCTTTGATGCAGTCATCCTGCTGTATCGAGGTAGTGTGGCCTGACTCTCATTCAATATAGTTCAGATGCCTGTGAAGAGCGCTGCTTGCATGCATGGACACAGATGGTTAGCTGTAGAAGTGGACCAAGTTGCTCCCAGTAATCTGGTGTATAGTTTGTCTTGGAAATAATTCTCCATTCTGTTCTCAAGGTGAACAAGTACTATATGCACTGCACAATGGTGGTAACCAGCAGCATGGTAACGCAGAGTACCAAGTCCTGCCACTATGAGAAGAACACAAAAAGGTAGGGTCCATTTCAGAATTCATTGCATGTCTTGGGTAGCTCAAGATGAAGGCAGTTACTGATGTGTTTCTTTTCTAGAagtaaagatatatatatatatatatatatataattttttttgtgtgtgggaGGGTGGCATTCCAATGAGGTGCCATCCTTTTTCTAGCAGCATGCAACATTCTTGGGTAGTTTTCATGCGAGTAACTACTAATGTTTCTGTTCAGGTGGGTGGAACTTGAAGGTAACCACAGTGTCTGTTCCTGCTGTGACTCTGTGTGCATCGAAGATGTGACTTTGCCCACTGGTATGTATACGACCCCAGAAGCAAGAGGCAGGGTATAACAATTACAGATATGTAACTTCTGCATgggttgttgggggggggggtttgtagCATTAAGATGGTGGTTTCAGTTTCTGGATGAGACGTACAGGTCTAATGGTGGATCTGTACAACCTTGACTTATACCCTAaagttatctaaataaaatgtctccCACAGGTAGTGTAAGCAGTGATACCCTGCTGGTCCTTGGAAAGCGGGGAGATCATGATGCTCCTATCCAGCATTCAGGGGAGACCTATAATGAGGCCAAGGTGCCAGAGCACAGTGACGACGCTGAGAATGATGAGGGGGCTGTGGAGGCGGGTGAGTGGAGGGCTTGGTCTGCAGAGGGAACTGAAGAGGATTGGTGGTAGATATTTTGGAACAGTTTTTATAAACCAAATCTATGGCTTGGTTTTAACTGGATATTGAGTATTTTGCATGAGGACTATGGGGGAACAAGCAAAGTGTATCAATTGTCTCTGTGGCAAGTATACTGACCAAGTCCTGAGGCTTTTGTCTGATGCCCTGAAGTTTGatcaggtttctttttttttttttttttttttttttttttttttttgtaagcactCAATAGCTGtggtgtgtttttatatatatatatatatatatatatatatatatataatttaaatgacTTGTTTTACAAGGGTTTTGCTTGTAATTCTAATACTGATTGACTTaaatttttttggttttttgtttcTCAGATGGTGATGGAAGATAAGAGTAGGCTGCATCTCTCTGTAGTTCTTGGATTATCatgactgtttaaaaataaaatgttttaacatttaCTTTGTACTCCAGTTATTTCTGCCTGATTCTGACTTCTAAAGAAGTGAAGTAAACACCTGGACTGGATTAATTcagagttttgagatcaatcgcCTGTTCCCTTGCATTGGTCGGAAAGGTTTTATTTGTCTCGGAAAGAGACGGTCTCATAACCCCCTTGGCCTGGTGGGGATATACAGCCTTAGCGCAGGGAAAGAAAGCCCACCATGCACAAACATATTGCTGTAATCAGACCACCAGATAGTGCCAAATAACCACAACCTAAAGCTTTGGACACACTGAACAAAAGTTGAATATGCTTCTGGTGCCTATAAAGCAAGaccagggaaggaaataagactccatttGATAgctttaatacaagcttgattagccacagtttaAGTGAACAAATGGTCTGGATTAAATCCGGTTTTAGATCAGTTAGAACTGAGCAAGagtagatgggctgaatgacctctaatcattttataaaaatgatagTGTCATCATGAACTACAGCTATGTTGATACCACAGACTTTGATTTCGTTCAGAAAAGAGTCAAGATTCATGGAAACCTACCCCTTTAGTGGAAGAACAGCCATCCAATCAAGAACAGGTGGAGGGCCATGAAAaggtttaaagtttaaaaaaaaataaaaatagtatgtttctgtatttgtacctgaaattattgcttggttatttagaataaatagagtAAGTATATTAGTGCATGTTGCCAGTTATGTGTATATATGCCTTTTAGGGCTTGTTATTTATGTCAAACAGATATTCAAagaaatagaaaatgtgtttaataatttatATAGTTATTAGTATTTGTTGAAAAAGGGTTTATCacgtggtttgtcttaccaaacataTACAAGGTTCCAATCCAAACTACTGAATATTCGGGGAATATTTAGCATTATTGTACAATGGTGCCCCTAGTGGTCAGGATCTTAGGCTGTTAAATCCCTTGCTCAGGGGACCTGGTGCTGCTGATAAACAGGAATGTTTTTATTCTTAACCACCAGTTCTTTTGGTGGTCTATGCATAAACCAAGTGTTCATAACCAGCTTGATCCATGCAATCTGGGGTATGAcccatttaatatatataatattcaaaCCACCCAATTCAAATGAGGTCGAACTagattccacaaagcagcacagTTTCTGAACTAACAGTCACTTAGACACAAAGCTTTTGCCTCAGTGCACATCTGAATGAAATCAAAGTCTATGGCATCAACATAGCTGGAGTTCATGATGCCACGATCATTCTTATAAAACAAacggaggccattcagtccaccTACTCTCGTTCGGTTCTGACTAGCTAACTGATCTAAACAATGATTTAATCCAGACCATTTGTTTAAATTGtaaaggaggagggggagggggagggggaggggggggcgacAAAGAAATAACTGAAAAGAACAAGGTattgttaaaacatttattttcaccaAATCCAAGAACTGTGCAGAGCAGAGATGTAGCCAACTGAGTCATCATCCAGGATTAGCTGTTTCGCCCCTTTCAGTTTTATTCGTACATATATTATACCGTCTGAAATTAataaaattcacacacacacaaacccttcTGGCCAACAAATATCACGATTCACTTTGCACCAATGAATCGGAGCCCCGATTAACATAACTAATGGtcgttctctttttttaattctatttattacaCGTGAGAATTTATGAATGTACTGGATGAGACACCTGTTATCAGGCGATAACTCATTAAcgaccatttaaaaaatgcagtggGATTGGAAAACGTTCAATCCTGACTCTTGTTCTTGTCTTTTGGGTACGGGACACAGTTTGTGGCTGTCAAGCAATGAAGCTCGCGTGTTTGTTACTTTTTTGCAGCGTATGGAGCGGGACTGTTCTTCCTCTGAGCATTGCACAAAAGTTTGATTCAAACTGGATCATCCAGAAAAGGCATCGTAGCGCTTCTTCGGGATACGAGGGTGACGAGACGTGGCACAAAGATTCGGGCTCCTTCGATCGATCGAACGACGAAACGAAGGCAAAAAAACAGGTGGTGTTACCTGAAGTAGGCATTCCTTTCTACGTTACCCCGTTCCCGCACAAAATGCTTAGCCCCCGGGTAAACGATGGAGACCAACACGCAACCCTGCCGCCCGAGATAAAGCAAATCATAAATCTGGTTAGCGAAGACAAGCCGGTTACACCCCCGACCGTCTCTGATGTTGAGGTTCTGTGCGGCGAAAGTGACATGGTGGTGAAAGTTAAGAAGAGGTTCTTTGGGTTTGGCTGCACGGCATCGCAATTGACCTTGGGGTACAGTTACGAATGCCAAAGCAACGGAGTAGACCGAGAAACCGGGGATCTTGTGTTCACCTACAGCTACTCTGAATGTGGAAG encodes:
- the LOC117413653 gene encoding zona pellucida sperm-binding protein 3-like — protein: MPSAMELFSYVFVVGILHFQRSEGYEAGTDLYHEENRDNAFPAFKQLEIGVSEGTSVKPSIQPKSYPAKFVPPRGIPVPVTPFPFKLLSPRVVPVNAPVPPALQRVMNPLPIIPMPRPLPTSLAAAVRVSCTPNKMHVWVRTDMYGFRCKSGTLTLGTRCRSNGVSGVYLLFTYDLKECGSKEFMEDGQLVYKNVLHYVPSAQNGTIRRSMPFTVPIECHYYRYHHVYRHGIRPLWRNQAHFKNLKTSYGFALRTVNGDWVPDPMMNTFYLGQPIHFQATTNLTVPGTKLFIHRCYATASPALNSTPRYTVIENYGCMVDSRHETCSSHFVTPRTDNTINFIVDAFQFNALSPLVNKYYMHCTMVVTSSMVTQSTKSCHYEKNTKRWVELEGNHSVCSCCDSVCIEDVTLPTGSVSSDTLLVLGKRGDHDAPIQHSGETYNEAKVPEHSDDAENDEGAVEADGDGR